In Halorussus limi, a genomic segment contains:
- a CDS encoding DUF7553 family protein has product MNKHFEDAWYYGKRAGRHLARGVREELAPVERRVRKATGREQTPTTRARRAVRKARERV; this is encoded by the coding sequence ATGAACAAACATTTCGAAGACGCGTGGTACTACGGCAAGCGCGCGGGCAGACACCTCGCCCGGGGTGTCCGCGAGGAACTGGCCCCCGTCGAGCGACGCGTGCGGAAGGCCACTGGCCGCGAGCAGACGCCGACGACCCGCGCCCGGCGCGCGGTGCGGAAGGCCCGCGAACGAGTCTGA